A genomic window from Gossypium hirsutum isolate 1008001.06 chromosome D12, Gossypium_hirsutum_v2.1, whole genome shotgun sequence includes:
- the LOC121224659 gene encoding mannose-6-phosphate isomerase 2: MAKAANVDKVKRLRGWVQNYDWGRCGAEAQVARLLALNSGAEVKPDRPYAEFWMGTHDSGPSFLADGYGEGQNVGLKEWIRKNPNVLGHKVLEKWGPDLPFLFKVLSVAKALSIQAHPDKELAKELLKLKPNLYKDGNHKPEMALAITEFRALCGFITLEELKGVLDIPEIVELVGNASAKQVLDIDKQDGAEKVKYALRSVFTQLMSASKEMATKSIAKLKSRLHAESQLRCLTEKEQLVLHLEKQYPGDIGVISAFFFNYVKLNPGEALYLGANEPHAYLSGECIECMATSDNVVRAGLTPKHRDIQTLCSMLTYKQGYPDILKGFPLSPYITRYLPPFEEFEVDCCILPKGASTVFPAIPGPSIFLVFLGKGTFRIGSREDIVTEGDVLFAPSNTEITITTSSELQLYRAGVNSRFFHTSL; encoded by the exons ATGGCGAAGGCTGCTAATGTTGACAAGGTGAAGCGGTTAAGAGGTTGGGTGCAAAACTACGATTGGGGAAGATGTGGGGCGGAGGCACAGGTGGCAAGGCTATTGGCTTTGAATTCCGGGGCTGAGGTTAAGCCCGATAGGCCTTATGCTGAGTTTTGGATGGGAACTCATGACTCGGGGCCAAGTTTTTTGGCTGATGGCTATGGAGAAGGTCAAAATGTGGGTTTAAAAGAGTGGATTCGAAAGAATCCGAATGTGCTTGGTCATAAGGTTTTGGAAAAATGGGGGCCCGATCTTCCTTTTCTCTTCAAg GTACTTTCAGTGGCAAAAGCCCTTTCAATACAGGCTCATCCGGATAAAGAATTGGCCAAAGAATTGCTTAAGTTGAAGCCAAATCTCTATAAGGATGGGAATCACAAACCTGAGATGGCTTTGGCAATTACAGAGTTCAGGGCCCTTTGTGGATTCATTACTCTCGAG GAGCTTAAGGGTGTGCTAGATATTCCAGAGATTGTAGAATTGGTTGGCAATGCATCGGCAAAGCAAGTCCTAGACATTGACAAGCAAGATGGGGCAGAGAAAGTAAAATATGCTCTGCGGTCGGTTTTTACCCAACTCATGTCAGCTAGCAAGGAGATGGCAACCAAATCAATAGCAAAACTGAAAAGTCGGCTGCACGCAGAAAGTCAg TTGAGGTGTCTAACTGAGAAGGAACAGTTGGTGTTACACTTGGAAAAGCAATACCCGGGTGACATAGGTGTTATATCGGCCTTCTTTTTCAATTATGTGAAACTTAATCCGGGTGAAGCATTGTATCTTGGGGCAAATGAGCCCCATGCATACTTGAGTGGAGAGTGCATTGAATGCATGGCAACGTCAGACAATGTTGTCCGGGCGGGTCTTACTCCCAAGCACCGTGATATCCAAACTCTTTGCTCCATGCTAACATATAAGCAG GGCTACCCCGACATCCTGAAAGGATTTCCATTGAGTCCATACATCACAAGGTATCTCCCACCCTTCGAGGAGTTCGAGGTTGATTGTTGCATTCTTCCAAAAGGGGCATCAACGGTCTTTCCAGCCATTCCAGGCCCTTCTATTTTCCTTGTATTTCTCGGGAAGGGAACATTTCGCATTGGATCACGGGAGGACATAGTGACTGAAGGAGATGTGCTCTTCGCACCATCCAACACGGAGATTACCATTACTACGTCGTCTGAACTGCAGCTATACAGGGCAGGGGTCAACAGCAGGTTCTTTCATACTTCCTTGTGA
- the LOC121203036 gene encoding elongator complex protein 5 isoform X2, which yields MAESIYRALRDGALEGELAPALTIKDSVASPFALQVFSHVISHLFSSILAGKSQSRGLVVVSFSRSPSFYLDLLKNKGTDVASSNKQIQILDCYSDPLGWKDQLAGSRNFTALSNEALVSSNAIVFREVKHMDKLYNSIIELGKGLVGGGKIRFSIAIDSADEMLRHAPVSSVARLLSNLRSHDQISSIFWLLHSDLHEARVTAVLEYLSSIVASLEPSHQLANGQRGDLENFSLIKHNSKKGKFHVRFKKRNGRVRVMSEEVHIEQSGINFTSLPSEGAINQGLVPKVMVNPYKYMMAGDLWWIANMRDQLLQWKMCRQTRTAAVVRLFITVIQMMRCLILMRTQMMIWISDYACPIC from the exons ATGGCGGAATCAATTTACAGAGCACTAAGAGACGGAGCTCTAGAAGGCGAGCTGGCGCCTGCTCTCACCATCAAGGACTCCGTCGCTTCTCCCTTTGCCTTACAAGTGTTTTCTCACGTGATTTCTCATCTCTTCTCCTCCATTTTGGCAGGAAAATCGCAGTCACG AGGCCTTGTCGTGGTTTCATTTTCCCGGAGCCCATCGTTTTATTTGGATTTGCTGAAAAACAAAGGAACTGACGTCGCTTCATCGAATAAACA GATTCAAATTTTAGATTGTTACAGTGATCCACTTGGTTGGAAGGATCAATTAGCAGGGAGTAGAAACTTCACGGCTCTTTCCAATGAAGCTTTGGTTTCGAGTAATGCTATTGTTTTTAGGGAAGTGAAACATATGGATAAGTTGTACAATTCAATTATTGAACTTGGAAAAG GACTGGTAGGAGGTGGAAAAATCCGGTTTTCTATTGCCATAGACTCG GCCGATGAAATGTTGAGACATGCACCTGTGTCATCAGTTGCACGCCTGTTAAGCAATCTTCGTAGCCATG ATCAGATTTCCAGTATCTTTTGGTTATTACATTCAGACCTTCATGAGGCTAGGGTTACAGCTGTTCTGGAATATTTGTCATCTATAGTGGCAAGTTTAGAACCATCACATCAACTTGCAAATGGACAGAGAGGGGATTTGGAAAATTTCTCTTTGATCAAGCATAACTCCAAGAAAGGAAAGTTTCATGTTAGATTTAAGAAGAGAAATGGACGGGTCCGTGTGATg TCAGAGGAAGTTCACATTGAGCAGTCAGGCATCAACTTTACATCTTTGCCATCTGAAGGAGCAATTAATCAGGGTCTTGTGCCAAAG GTAATGGTAAACCCATACAAATATATGATGGCCGGAGATCTCTGGTGGATAGCAAACATGAGAGACCAGTTGCTGCAGTGGAAAATGTGCAGACAAACGAGAACTGCGGCAGTGGTGAGATTATTTATTACCGTGATTCAGATGATGAGATGCCTGATTCTGATGAGGACCCAGATGATGATTTGGATATCTGATTATGCTTGTCCAATTTGCTGA
- the LOC121224658 gene encoding pentatricopeptide repeat-containing protein At3g12770 → MASSPLLTRISLPFSSLYPTKITPFYLATEQSFKFPSTPFNFVKHLSSNDNPTIFHNFNFDSFYANLIDNSSHKINITQVHAKLLLLGIQQNGFLVSKLVNAAVNLGEISYARKVFDKFPDPDVFLWNAIIRGYYKYNLFASAVEMYSRMQVLWVSPDGYTLPHVLKACGGIPSFRMGQQVHGQIFRLGFEKDVFVQNGVVAFYAKCGKIASAKVVFDRLEIRNVVSWTSMISGYAQNGQPIEALRFFDEMRSTGVMPDWIALVSVIRAHTDVEDLEHGKSIHSCVIKMGLEFEPDLLIALTAMYAKCGQVMVARSFFNLVKVPNLILWNAMISGYAKNGYAEEAVKLFRDMISHNIKTDSITARSAVLACAQVGSFDLARWMDNYISKSEHKDDVFVNSALIDMFAKCGNVDMARMVFNRTLDKDVVVWSSMIVGYGLHGRGREALDLYQLMRQSGVSPNAVTFLGLLTACNHSGLVEDGWQLFHCMKDYGIEPRHQHYSCLVDLLGRSGYLDQAYDFIMNMPIEPGVSVWGALLSACKIHRHVTLGEYAAERLFSLESYNTGHYVQLSNLYASARMWDRVAKIRVLMREKGLSKDLGYSLIEINGKLEAFRVGDKSHPRSKEIFEELESLERRLKQAGFVPDRNSSLHDLNEEEMEETLCNHSERLAIAFGLISTAQGTTLRITKNLRACINCHSATKLISKLVNREIIVRDANRFHHFKDGVCSCGDYW, encoded by the coding sequence ATGGCGTCAAGTCCTCTCCTTACAAGAATATCCCTCCCTTTTTCCTCTCTTTATCCCACAAAGATCACACCGTTTTACTTGGCAACCGAACAGTCATTTAAGTTTCCCTCCACCCCATTCAATTTTGTCAAACACTTGTCTTCAAATGATAATCCTACCATCTTTCACAACTTCAATTTCGATTCCTTTTATGCCAATTTAATCGACAATTCATCCCACAAAATAAACATAACACAAGTTCATGCCAAGTTACTCCTCCTTGGTATACAACAAAACGGGTTTTTAGTCTCGAAATTAGTAAATGCAGCTGTAAACCTTGGGGAAATCAGCTATGCACGTAAAGTGTTCGATAAATTTCCCGACCCTGATGTGTTTTTATGGAATGCTATCATTAGAGGTTACTATAAGTATAATTTATTTGCTAGTGCTGTTGAAATGTACTCCAGAATGCAAGTTTTATGGGTTAGTCCTGATGGTTATACACTCCCTCATGTTCTTAAAGCTTGTGGTGGAATACCAAGTTTCAGAATGGGGCAACAAGTTCATGGGCAGATATTTAGGCTTGGGTTTGAAAAGGATGTATTTGTGCAAAATGGGGTTGTTGCATTTTACGCAAAATGTGGAAAAATTGCGAGTGCCAAGGTTGTTTTTGATAGGTTAGAGATCAGGAATGTCGTTTCCTGGACTTCAATGATTTCGGGGTATGCTCAGAATGGACAGCCTATAGAGGCTTTGAGATTTTTTGATGAAATGCGGTCAACGGGTGTAATGCCAGATTGGATTGCTCTTGTTAGCGTTATTAGGGCGCATACGGATGTAGAGGATTTGGAACATGGGAAATCGATTCATAGTTGTGTGATTAAGATGGGTCTTGAATTTGAGCCTGACTTGCTCATTGCATTGactgctatgtatgcaaaatgtggGCAAGTAATGGTTGCACGATCCTTCTTTAATCTAGTGAAGGTTCCTAATTTAATTTTGTGGAATGCCATGATCTCTGGTTATGCAAAGAATGGTTACGCTGAGGAAGCTGTCAAACTTTTTCGTGATATGATTTCCCATAATATCAAAACTGATTCAATAACAGCCAGGTCTGCCGTTTTAGCTTGTGCACAAGTTGGTTCTTTTGATTTAGCTAGATGGATGGACAATTATATCAGTAAAAGTGAGCACAAAGATGATGTTTTTGTCAACTCAGCTCTCATTGATATGTTTGCAAAATGTGGAAATGTTGATATGGCCCGTATGGTCTTCAATAGAACACTTGATAAAGATGTTGTCGTGTGGAGCTCCATGATTGTGGGATACGGATTGCATGGTAGGGGGCGAGAAGCCTTAGACCTTTATCAGTTGATGAGGCAATCTGGTGTCTCCCCTAATGCTGTCACTTTTCTTGGACTTCTCACAGCTTGCAACCATTCAGGTCTTGTGGAGGATGGATGGCAACTTTTCCACTGCATGAAAGACTATGGAATCGAGCCCCGTCACCAGCATTATTCATGTCTGGTTGATCTTCTCGGACGTTCGGGTTATCTAGATCAAGCTTATGATTTTATTATGAACATGCCAATAGAACCAGGTGTATCGGTATGGGGAGCTCTTCTAAGTGCTTGCAAGATTCATCGCCATGTCACACTCGGAGAATATGCTGCAGAACGGCTTTTCTCACTAGAATCTTATAATACAGGGCATTACGTGCAGCTCTCCAATCTCTACGCATCTGCCAGAATGTGGGATCGTGTCGCCAAGATACGAGTTTTGATGAGGGAGAAGGGACTGAGCAAGGACCTTGGATATAGCTTAATTGAGATCAACGGGAAACTTGAAGCATTCCGTGTAGGAGACAAGTCGCACCCGCGATCGAAGGAGATTTTTGAGGAACTTGAGTCATTAGAAAGGAGGTTGAAGCAAGCTGGATTTGTTCCAGATAGGAATTCTTCCTTGCATGATTTGAACGAGGAAGAGATGGAGGAAACCCTATGCAATCACAGTGAAAGGCTAGCAATTGCCTTTGGGCTAATAAGTACTGCACAAGGAACTACACTTAGGATTACAAAGAATCTGCGGGCATGTATTAATTGTCATTCAGCCACCAAGCTTATCTCAAAGCTTGTTAACAGAGAAATAATTGTGAGGGATGCAAACCGTTTTCATCATTTTAAGGATGGAGTTTGTTCTTGTGGAGATTATTGGTAG
- the LOC121203036 gene encoding elongator complex protein 5 isoform X1: MAESIYRALRDGALEGELAPALTIKDSVASPFALQVFSHVISHLFSSILAGKSQSRGLVVVSFSRSPSFYLDLLKNKGTDVASSNKQIQILDCYSDPLGWKDQLAGSRNFTALSNEALVSSNAIVFREVKHMDKLYNSIIELGKGLVGGGKIRFSIAIDSADEMLRHAPVSSVARLLSNLRSHDQISSIFWLLHSDLHEARVTAVLEYLSSIVASLEPSHQLANGQRGDLENFSLIKHNSKKGKFHVRFKKRNGRVRVMSEEVHIEQSGINFTSLPSEGAINQGLVPKVQFSLQLSEKERIDKANVVLPFEHQGNGKPIQIYDGRRSLVDSKHERPVAAVENVQTNENCGSGEIIYYRDSDDEMPDSDEDPDDDLDI, encoded by the exons ATGGCGGAATCAATTTACAGAGCACTAAGAGACGGAGCTCTAGAAGGCGAGCTGGCGCCTGCTCTCACCATCAAGGACTCCGTCGCTTCTCCCTTTGCCTTACAAGTGTTTTCTCACGTGATTTCTCATCTCTTCTCCTCCATTTTGGCAGGAAAATCGCAGTCACG AGGCCTTGTCGTGGTTTCATTTTCCCGGAGCCCATCGTTTTATTTGGATTTGCTGAAAAACAAAGGAACTGACGTCGCTTCATCGAATAAACA GATTCAAATTTTAGATTGTTACAGTGATCCACTTGGTTGGAAGGATCAATTAGCAGGGAGTAGAAACTTCACGGCTCTTTCCAATGAAGCTTTGGTTTCGAGTAATGCTATTGTTTTTAGGGAAGTGAAACATATGGATAAGTTGTACAATTCAATTATTGAACTTGGAAAAG GACTGGTAGGAGGTGGAAAAATCCGGTTTTCTATTGCCATAGACTCG GCCGATGAAATGTTGAGACATGCACCTGTGTCATCAGTTGCACGCCTGTTAAGCAATCTTCGTAGCCATG ATCAGATTTCCAGTATCTTTTGGTTATTACATTCAGACCTTCATGAGGCTAGGGTTACAGCTGTTCTGGAATATTTGTCATCTATAGTGGCAAGTTTAGAACCATCACATCAACTTGCAAATGGACAGAGAGGGGATTTGGAAAATTTCTCTTTGATCAAGCATAACTCCAAGAAAGGAAAGTTTCATGTTAGATTTAAGAAGAGAAATGGACGGGTCCGTGTGATg TCAGAGGAAGTTCACATTGAGCAGTCAGGCATCAACTTTACATCTTTGCCATCTGAAGGAGCAATTAATCAGGGTCTTGTGCCAAAG GTCCAGTTCAGTCTTCAGTTGTCAGAGAAAGAGAGAATTGATAAGGCTAATGTTGTACTTCCTTTTGAACACCAAG GTAATGGTAAACCCATACAAATATATGATGGCCGGAGATCTCTGGTGGATAGCAAACATGAGAGACCAGTTGCTGCAGTGGAAAATGTGCAGACAAACGAGAACTGCGGCAGTGGTGAGATTATTTATTACCGTGATTCAGATGATGAGATGCCTGATTCTGATGAGGACCCAGATGATGATTTGGATATCTGA